A part of Arthrobacter dokdonellae genomic DNA contains:
- the rsmH gene encoding 16S rRNA (cytosine(1402)-N(4))-methyltransferase RsmH, protein MRNGGVMTSEIPTPPTSARHTPVLKDRCINLLAPAFEAARQAGRTPIVVDATLGMGGHSEAMLQRFDDLHLIGIDRDTEALALAGERLSPFAGRTDLVHAVYDELAAVLDDLGVRAIDGILMDLGVSSLQLDERERGFAYSFDAPLDMRMDTSRGQTAADVVNTYSEEDLVRIIRTWGEEKFAGRIANHIVAARDKAPLTHTGELVEIIRHVVPSGAARTGGHPAKRTFQALRIEVNEELGVLERAVPAAVDALALHGRAVVMSYHSLEDKIVKSVFAAGSRSSAPAGFPVELEEHKATLKRLTKGTEIPTDEEIAENPRAASARLRAVEKVKVRSAA, encoded by the coding sequence ATGAGAAACGGAGGCGTGATGACGTCGGAGATCCCCACGCCACCCACGTCCGCCCGCCACACACCTGTTTTGAAGGACCGCTGCATCAACCTGCTGGCCCCCGCGTTCGAGGCGGCCCGCCAAGCGGGGCGCACCCCCATCGTCGTGGACGCCACGCTCGGCATGGGCGGGCACAGCGAGGCCATGCTCCAACGCTTTGACGACCTCCACCTGATCGGCATCGACCGGGACACCGAGGCACTCGCCCTGGCCGGCGAGAGACTTTCACCCTTCGCCGGACGCACCGACCTGGTCCACGCCGTCTACGACGAACTCGCCGCCGTCCTTGACGACCTTGGCGTCCGCGCCATCGACGGCATCCTGATGGACCTGGGCGTCTCCTCCCTGCAGCTGGACGAGCGTGAGCGCGGATTCGCCTACTCCTTTGACGCGCCCTTGGACATGCGCATGGACACCAGCCGCGGACAAACGGCGGCCGACGTCGTCAATACCTATTCCGAAGAGGACCTGGTGCGCATCATCCGCACATGGGGTGAGGAAAAGTTCGCCGGCCGCATCGCCAACCACATCGTGGCCGCGCGGGACAAGGCGCCGCTGACCCATACCGGCGAGCTTGTGGAGATCATCCGCCACGTGGTCCCGTCCGGAGCTGCCCGCACCGGCGGACACCCCGCCAAACGGACCTTCCAGGCGCTGCGCATCGAGGTCAACGAGGAACTGGGCGTGCTGGAACGGGCAGTCCCGGCGGCCGTCGACGCGCTGGCCCTGCACGGACGGGCCGTTGTCATGTCCTACCACTCGCTGGAGGACAAGATCGTCAAGTCCGTCTTTGCCGCGGGATCGCGCTCCAGCGCACCGGCGGGATTTCCCGTGGAACTCGAGGAGCACAAGGCCACGCTGAAACGCCTGACCAAGGGAACGGAAATTCCCACCGACGAAGAAATTGCAGAAAATCCCCGGGCCGCCTCGGCGCGGCTGCGGGCAGTGGAAAAAGTGAAAGTCAGGAGCGCCGCATGA
- the mraZ gene encoding division/cell wall cluster transcriptional repressor MraZ → MFLGTHSPRLDEKGRIILPAKFREELAGGLVLTKGQENCIYVFSAREFEKVHADMVGAPMQNRQARDYIRVFLSGASDEVPDKQGRVTIPATLRAYAGLDRELVVIGAGNRAEIWDAGAWDSYLEAQEKAFSEIDEDAIPGHS, encoded by the coding sequence ATGTTTCTCGGAACACACTCACCGCGCCTTGACGAAAAGGGCCGGATCATCCTTCCAGCCAAGTTCCGGGAGGAACTGGCCGGTGGACTTGTCCTGACCAAGGGGCAGGAAAACTGCATTTACGTCTTTAGTGCCAGGGAGTTTGAAAAAGTCCACGCGGACATGGTCGGCGCGCCAATGCAAAACCGGCAGGCCAGGGACTATATCCGCGTCTTTCTCTCCGGTGCCTCGGACGAAGTGCCGGACAAGCAGGGGCGTGTGACCATCCCGGCCACACTCCGCGCCTATGCGGGACTCGACCGGGAGCTGGTGGTCATTGGTGCCGGCAACCGCGCGGAAATCTGGGACGCGGGCGCCTGGGACAGCTACCTCGAGGCACAGGAGAAGGCATTCTCGGAAATCGACGAGGACGCCATCCCCGGCCACAGCTAA
- a CDS encoding DUF3040 domain-containing protein, with protein sequence MPLSEHEQRLLDQLEQQLHAEDPKFAHTLASDPARSLSTRHIVIGVLIMIVGIMVLLGGVALKVIAVGILGFLIMGVGVYFAISRPKFNGRPGAGAKSATRQKSGFMNNLEERWEERRKDQ encoded by the coding sequence ATGCCCCTCTCGGAGCACGAGCAAAGACTGCTTGACCAATTGGAGCAGCAGTTGCACGCCGAGGACCCGAAGTTCGCCCACACACTGGCATCGGATCCGGCGCGTTCATTGTCGACACGGCACATTGTGATTGGTGTTCTGATCATGATTGTCGGAATCATGGTGTTGCTGGGCGGGGTCGCCCTCAAGGTCATCGCCGTTGGCATCCTCGGGTTTCTCATCATGGGGGTCGGCGTATACTTTGCCATCTCCCGGCCGAAGTTCAACGGCCGCCCCGGCGCCGGGGCCAAGTCAGCCACCAGGCAAAAAAGCGGTTTCATGAACAATCTTGAGGAACGCTGGGAAGAGCGCCGCAAGGACCAATAG
- the mraY gene encoding phospho-N-acetylmuramoyl-pentapeptide-transferase, which produces MIALLIGTGLALAFAMVGTPLFIRLLVKKGYGQIVRDDGPTTHQIKRGTPTMGGTVVVGSVVGAYFLTHLILWLLNPDSPGPTASGLLMLFLMVGQGLVGFLDDFLKISNQRSMGLDAKGKLAGQGVVGIAFAVMALGFPDGSGRTPASTFISFARDIPTLNLAFAGAALGVVLFVIWSNLIIAGTTNGVNLTDGLDGLATGAAILVFGAYTLIGLWQSSQGCGSRKIPSETVCYEVRDPLDLSLIAVIMFAALIGFLWWNTSPAKIFMGDTGSLAIGGAIAGFAILSRTEILLFIIGGLFVLITFSVIIQVGFFKLSKGRRVFRMAPLQHHFELKGWAEVTVVVRFWILAGLMVAVGLGAFYAEWIVRL; this is translated from the coding sequence ATGATTGCATTGCTCATCGGCACCGGCCTGGCCCTGGCGTTCGCCATGGTTGGTACCCCGCTTTTCATTCGCCTCCTGGTGAAAAAGGGCTATGGGCAGATCGTCCGCGACGACGGCCCCACCACCCATCAGATCAAGCGCGGCACGCCCACAATGGGCGGCACGGTGGTGGTCGGCTCCGTGGTGGGCGCCTATTTCCTCACGCATCTGATCCTCTGGCTTCTTAACCCCGATTCCCCCGGCCCTACAGCTTCCGGGCTGCTGATGCTCTTCCTGATGGTGGGGCAGGGCCTGGTGGGGTTCCTGGATGACTTCCTGAAAATTTCCAACCAGCGCAGCATGGGCCTGGACGCCAAAGGCAAGCTGGCCGGGCAGGGCGTCGTGGGCATTGCCTTCGCAGTCATGGCGCTCGGCTTTCCGGACGGCAGCGGCCGGACCCCCGCGAGCACCTTCATCTCCTTTGCCCGTGACATTCCCACCCTGAACCTGGCCTTCGCCGGGGCCGCGCTGGGCGTGGTCCTCTTCGTCATCTGGTCCAACCTGATCATTGCCGGCACCACCAACGGCGTGAATCTCACCGACGGCCTGGACGGCCTCGCCACCGGCGCCGCCATCCTGGTGTTTGGGGCCTACACGCTCATCGGCCTGTGGCAGAGCAGCCAGGGCTGCGGCTCACGCAAGATTCCTTCGGAAACCGTCTGTTACGAGGTCCGCGACCCTCTGGACCTGTCCTTGATCGCCGTCATCATGTTTGCCGCGTTGATCGGCTTCCTGTGGTGGAACACCTCGCCGGCAAAGATCTTCATGGGCGACACCGGTTCGCTGGCGATCGGCGGTGCCATCGCCGGTTTCGCCATCCTTTCGCGCACCGAAATCCTCCTCTTCATCATTGGCGGACTGTTCGTGCTGATCACCTTTTCCGTCATCATCCAGGTCGGCTTCTTCAAGCTCTCCAAGGGCAGGCGAGTGTTCCGGATGGCGCCGCTGCAGCACCACTTTGAGCTCAAGGGCTGGGCCGAGGTGACGGTGGTGGTGCGGTTCTGGATCCTCGCCGGCCTCATGGTGGCCGTGGGCCTGGGTGCCTTTTACGCTGAATGGATAGTTCGACTGTGA
- the dinB gene encoding DNA polymerase IV, whose protein sequence is MHVDMDAFFVSVELRRRPELRGQQVIVGFPEGRSVVLSASYEARALGVRSAMPMATAMRMAPSAVVIEPRHGTYQEVSRQVMGLFNSITDKVEPLSVDEAFLDVSGALRRLGTPLEIGAMVRRQVESELGITASVGIAASKFVAKIASTRCKPDGMLLIEKDRTVEYLHTLPVQALWGVGAKTLETLQRLGIFTVADVAATPVGVLQKTLGAGGLALHNLAWGIDPRPVTPVRVEKSIGAEETFTVDTFDDDVLTKELLRLSHRVAGRLREAGLAGRTLALKVKYSDFSTISRSKAMTAGIDSAGQIYAGATGLLRALGTRPQSVRLIGVRVESLEPAATAPLQLALDPREDNGRSAEVVADAIAAKFGTAGIVPARLLKRAGNNRGEGGRKAF, encoded by the coding sequence ATGCATGTGGACATGGACGCGTTCTTTGTCTCGGTGGAACTGCGCCGGCGCCCGGAACTGCGCGGACAGCAGGTGATAGTCGGCTTCCCTGAGGGACGCTCGGTGGTGCTCTCGGCGTCGTACGAGGCCAGGGCCTTGGGGGTGCGTTCCGCCATGCCCATGGCGACGGCCATGCGGATGGCGCCGTCCGCCGTCGTCATCGAACCGCGGCACGGGACCTACCAGGAGGTCTCCCGCCAGGTGATGGGCCTGTTCAACTCCATCACGGACAAGGTGGAACCGCTCAGCGTGGACGAGGCCTTCCTCGATGTCTCCGGTGCACTGCGCCGGCTGGGGACGCCCCTTGAGATCGGCGCCATGGTGCGCCGGCAGGTGGAGTCGGAGCTGGGCATCACCGCCTCGGTCGGCATTGCGGCGTCCAAATTTGTGGCCAAGATCGCCTCCACGCGCTGCAAGCCGGACGGCATGCTTCTCATCGAAAAGGACCGCACCGTGGAGTACCTGCACACGCTGCCCGTCCAGGCGCTGTGGGGCGTGGGCGCCAAGACGCTGGAGACGCTGCAGCGGCTGGGCATCTTCACTGTGGCCGATGTGGCGGCCACGCCGGTGGGTGTGCTGCAAAAAACGCTCGGCGCCGGCGGCCTCGCGCTCCACAACCTGGCCTGGGGCATCGATCCGCGGCCGGTCACTCCGGTCCGCGTGGAAAAGAGCATCGGCGCGGAGGAGACCTTCACGGTGGACACCTTCGACGACGACGTCCTCACCAAGGAACTGCTGCGGCTTTCCCACCGCGTGGCCGGGCGCCTGCGGGAGGCCGGGCTGGCAGGGAGGACCCTGGCGTTGAAGGTCAAATACTCGGACTTCTCCACCATCAGCCGCTCGAAGGCGATGACCGCGGGGATTGACAGCGCCGGACAGATCTACGCCGGCGCCACCGGGCTGCTGCGCGCCCTCGGCACACGGCCGCAAAGCGTGAGGCTGATCGGGGTCCGGGTGGAGTCGCTGGAACCGGCGGCCACGGCACCCCTGCAACTGGCCCTGGACCCCCGCGAGGACAACGGACGCAGCGCCGAAGTGGTGGCGGACGCCATTGCCGCCAAGTTTGGCACAGCCGGAATTGTGCCCGCAAGGCTGCTCAAGAGGGCCGGGAACAACCGCGGCGAAGGGGGCCGGAAGGCTTTTTGA
- a CDS encoding peptidoglycan D,D-transpeptidase FtsI family protein encodes MAQDSTKAARGASAHQLNKVGRGRMRIGFIAMLVFLLIIAGKLVMIQGLDVGQMAEAAQTQRTVKQVMPAVRGKIVDANGKVLAESILRYDITVNQVNSALYPEYKHYDPATQTTQSFTRDEGLQQLAGVLSLPVDQVRKAATGTKVFNYIVRDVSPAVESKVAALGVPGIYSQAQTKRVYPMGSVGGPIVGFVGSDGNGLAGIEQTMNAKLTGKDGSRTYQAGKNGIIIPTAPVETTPAVDGQTVKLTINEDIQYYAQQAAQQQKNQYSADWASITVLDVKTGKVIAIADSDSYDPNNPGASKTANVGSRTVSDVVEPGSTEKIVTTTGVMEMGLFNPMSHFLVPPSLTIGGQTFDDAFVHGTEKRTLAGIIADSMNTGTVMAGSKMTKQQRYDWLHKFGVGQKTGIDLPGESPGILVPWQQWDGRQEYTVLFGQGVAQTPLQSAYIYQTVANDGLRLKPQIIDSTTSADGTVATVKQAPGIRVMTPKTAAEDRVMLEGVATMSHYNAIHIPGYRVGGKTGTSEAPAANGVGFDGYTSSFIGMAPMEDPRYVVAITVQRPKGSIYGVTQGATFNQVMGQVLHTYNVPPSTTPPAMPPKFYK; translated from the coding sequence GTGGCACAAGACTCCACCAAGGCGGCACGGGGCGCAAGTGCACACCAACTGAACAAGGTTGGCCGCGGCCGCATGCGCATCGGCTTCATCGCCATGCTTGTATTCCTCCTGATCATTGCCGGCAAGCTCGTGATGATCCAGGGCCTGGACGTCGGGCAAATGGCGGAAGCAGCGCAGACCCAGCGCACAGTGAAGCAGGTCATGCCCGCCGTGCGCGGGAAGATCGTGGACGCCAACGGCAAGGTGCTTGCGGAAAGCATTCTGCGCTACGACATCACCGTCAACCAGGTCAACAGCGCCCTGTACCCCGAGTACAAGCACTATGACCCAGCCACCCAAACCACCCAATCGTTCACCCGTGACGAGGGCCTCCAGCAACTGGCCGGCGTCCTTTCCCTGCCCGTGGACCAGGTCCGGAAGGCGGCCACCGGCACGAAGGTGTTCAACTACATCGTCCGGGACGTCAGCCCCGCGGTTGAAAGCAAGGTCGCGGCCCTGGGCGTGCCCGGCATCTATTCGCAGGCCCAGACCAAGCGCGTGTATCCCATGGGGTCGGTGGGGGGACCCATCGTCGGCTTCGTGGGCTCCGACGGGAACGGGCTGGCCGGCATCGAGCAGACCATGAACGCCAAGCTCACCGGCAAGGACGGCTCGCGCACCTACCAGGCCGGCAAAAACGGCATCATCATCCCGACGGCGCCCGTCGAAACCACGCCGGCGGTTGACGGGCAAACCGTCAAGCTGACCATCAACGAGGACATCCAGTACTACGCCCAGCAGGCAGCCCAGCAGCAAAAGAACCAATACAGCGCCGATTGGGCCAGCATCACCGTGCTGGACGTGAAGACGGGCAAGGTGATCGCCATTGCGGACAGCGATTCCTATGACCCCAACAACCCTGGCGCCTCCAAGACCGCCAACGTGGGGTCGCGGACTGTCAGTGACGTCGTGGAGCCGGGATCCACCGAAAAGATCGTCACCACGACGGGCGTCATGGAAATGGGCCTCTTTAACCCGATGAGCCACTTCCTGGTACCGCCCTCGCTGACCATCGGCGGCCAGACCTTCGACGACGCCTTTGTCCACGGTACTGAAAAGCGCACGCTGGCCGGCATCATTGCCGATTCGATGAACACCGGCACTGTCATGGCCGGTTCCAAAATGACCAAGCAGCAGCGCTACGACTGGCTGCACAAGTTTGGCGTTGGCCAGAAGACCGGAATCGACCTGCCGGGCGAGAGCCCAGGAATCCTGGTCCCGTGGCAGCAGTGGGACGGCCGCCAGGAGTACACGGTGCTGTTCGGCCAGGGCGTGGCCCAGACGCCCTTGCAGTCCGCCTATATCTACCAGACGGTGGCCAACGACGGCCTGCGGCTCAAGCCCCAGATCATCGACTCCACCACGTCCGCCGACGGCACTGTGGCGACCGTCAAGCAGGCTCCGGGCATCAGGGTCATGACACCCAAAACCGCGGCGGAAGACCGGGTCATGCTGGAGGGGGTGGCCACCATGTCCCACTACAACGCCATCCACATCCCGGGCTACCGGGTGGGCGGCAAGACCGGAACGTCCGAGGCGCCGGCGGCGAACGGTGTCGGCTTTGACGGGTACACGTCGTCGTTCATTGGCATGGCACCCATGGAGGATCCGCGGTACGTGGTGGCAATCACCGTCCAGCGGCCCAAGGGCAGCATCTACGGCGTGACGCAGGGGGCTACATTTAACCAGGTGATGGGACAGGTCCTGCACACCTACAACGTGCCGCCGTCCACCACACCACCCGCCATGCCGCCGAAGTTCTACAAATAA
- a CDS encoding Mur ligase family protein, with the protein MPAGSPDRKDKDLVEKQAAPVRPVRHGAVALGKIAAVAGADPGTGAQPAVTGASLDSRSVLPGDLYIALPGAHTHGAAFAAAAVSSGAVAVLTDDAGARQVGSSLPVPVLTCADPRAATGAVAALIYGTGNRGAAAMPLFAVTGTNGKTTTTYFLNSLLRALGNRTGLIGTIEILAGDDPIPSKLTTPESTEVHALLAVMAERGLGAASMEVSSHALAFGRVDSVVFDVAGFTNLTQDHLDLHGGMEGYFATKAQLFTPARARRAVVTVDDEWGRRLAAESTIPVRTLATTAAGTPAAGTAADWRVSGVRRDGIGSRFQLHGPHGTALSVRTGLPGDFNVSNAALALVMVAEQLLASAEADGEVGPEVTPSAMRRLETTLQAALDAHDPFTVDVPGRMQLVGTRPVAVVDFAHNPDALARALAAIRSPETGSRVIVVFGATGERDATKRPIMGAVAVDGADVVIITDDDPHDEDAAAIRAEVLQGAAAANEARTPARTIEQFDRRADAIFRAVELAGPGDTILVAGRGHEVNQEVKGVNVALDDRVELRSALAHFGFPAATASRIES; encoded by the coding sequence ATGCCGGCAGGCAGCCCCGACAGGAAAGACAAGGATTTGGTGGAAAAGCAAGCAGCACCGGTGCGTCCGGTGCGTCATGGCGCCGTGGCGCTTGGGAAAATTGCGGCGGTCGCCGGGGCCGACCCCGGGACCGGCGCGCAGCCTGCCGTCACCGGTGCCAGCCTTGACTCCCGCAGCGTCCTGCCCGGGGACCTTTACATCGCCCTGCCCGGGGCGCACACCCATGGCGCCGCGTTTGCCGCCGCCGCCGTGTCCTCCGGAGCGGTTGCCGTGTTGACGGACGACGCCGGCGCGCGCCAGGTGGGCTCCTCCCTCCCGGTCCCCGTGCTCACCTGCGCCGACCCCCGCGCCGCCACGGGAGCCGTGGCGGCCCTCATTTACGGCACCGGGAACAGGGGCGCGGCAGCCATGCCGCTGTTTGCCGTGACAGGAACCAACGGAAAGACCACCACCACGTATTTCCTCAACTCGCTGCTGCGCGCCCTCGGGAACAGAACCGGCCTGATCGGGACCATTGAAATCCTTGCCGGCGACGATCCCATCCCGAGCAAGCTGACCACACCCGAGTCCACTGAGGTCCACGCCCTGTTGGCCGTCATGGCAGAGCGCGGGCTGGGAGCGGCCTCCATGGAAGTGTCCTCCCATGCGCTGGCATTTGGCCGCGTGGACTCGGTGGTCTTTGACGTGGCCGGCTTCACCAACCTGACCCAGGACCACCTGGACCTGCACGGCGGCATGGAAGGCTACTTCGCCACCAAGGCCCAACTGTTCACGCCGGCGCGTGCCCGGCGCGCGGTTGTCACCGTGGACGACGAGTGGGGCCGGCGCCTGGCAGCCGAGTCGACCATCCCGGTGCGGACACTCGCCACGACGGCCGCCGGGACCCCGGCGGCCGGCACCGCGGCGGACTGGCGGGTCTCCGGTGTGAGACGGGACGGCATCGGCTCCCGCTTTCAGCTGCACGGCCCGCACGGCACCGCGCTTTCGGTCCGCACGGGCCTGCCGGGGGACTTCAACGTTTCCAACGCGGCGCTGGCGCTCGTGATGGTGGCCGAGCAGCTCCTCGCTTCCGCCGAAGCCGACGGTGAGGTCGGCCCGGAAGTCACGCCGTCGGCCATGCGGCGCCTCGAGACGACACTCCAGGCCGCCCTGGACGCGCACGATCCCTTCACGGTCGACGTGCCCGGGCGCATGCAGCTCGTGGGCACCCGGCCGGTGGCCGTGGTGGACTTCGCCCACAACCCGGACGCCCTGGCGCGGGCCCTGGCCGCCATCCGTTCCCCGGAAACAGGCTCGCGGGTCATTGTGGTGTTCGGCGCCACGGGGGAGCGCGACGCCACCAAGCGCCCCATCATGGGTGCCGTCGCCGTGGATGGCGCCGATGTGGTAATCATCACCGACGACGACCCCCACGACGAAGACGCCGCGGCCATTCGGGCCGAGGTGCTTCAGGGTGCCGCGGCCGCCAATGAGGCCCGCACGCCGGCCCGGACCATTGAACAGTTCGACCGGCGCGCCGACGCGATATTCCGCGCCGTGGAGCTCGCCGGCCCGGGGGACACCATCCTGGTGGCGGGCCGCGGCCACGAGGTCAACCAGGAAGTCAAGGGCGTCAACGTTGCCCTCGACGACAGGGTCGAACTTCGCTCCGCCCTGGCACATTTTGGATTCCCCGCCGCTACTGCCAGCAGGATAGAGTCGTAA
- a CDS encoding UDP-N-acetylmuramoyl-tripeptide--D-alanyl-D-alanine ligase, whose product MIDFSAADIAELCNGRLSAGTDPLIRIDVALAVTDSREAVDGSLYVAKAGEHADGHDFTASAFAAGAVLALAERDVSSAQDADDAETWFPAVVVADAVLAMGVLAAEVVRRIRAHSPLTVIGITGSAGKTTTKDLLAGILAPLGGTVAPMGSYNGEVGVPLTVFRAVETTRYLVIEMGATKIGQINYLAGLVNPDIGVVLCVGSAHAGEFGSIDNIAQAKGELVAALPSDGTAILNFDDSRVRAMSTRASARVTWFTSADAGVGHGPDAGAAGEGAVHARNVRTTDGHPEFDLSFPGDPGTYPVKSQLLGLHHVANLLAAAAAAHAAGAVPADIAASLTTQGAASRYRMERTDRADGVTVINDAYNANPESMRAALRTLAELGDGGNRRTWAVLGEMRELGDSSVLEHDLVGRVAVRLNISRLVVVGAAARAMHVGAVMEGSWGKESMFVPDAEAAFAVLERELAPGDVVLVKSSNGAGLRFLGDRLVADRIALPTSDATADPPQQTPGERTQQA is encoded by the coding sequence ATGATTGATTTTTCAGCGGCTGACATTGCCGAGCTATGCAACGGGCGGCTTTCCGCGGGCACGGATCCCCTCATCCGCATCGACGTGGCCTTGGCCGTCACCGATTCCCGCGAGGCCGTCGACGGCAGCCTGTACGTGGCCAAGGCGGGCGAACACGCCGACGGACACGATTTCACCGCTTCGGCCTTTGCCGCAGGGGCGGTGCTGGCCCTGGCCGAGCGCGACGTCTCCTCGGCGCAGGACGCGGACGACGCCGAAACGTGGTTTCCGGCGGTTGTCGTCGCCGACGCCGTGCTCGCCATGGGAGTGCTGGCGGCCGAGGTGGTGCGCCGGATCCGGGCGCATTCGCCCCTGACCGTCATCGGCATCACCGGCTCGGCCGGCAAGACCACCACCAAGGACCTCCTGGCCGGCATCTTGGCGCCGCTGGGCGGGACCGTGGCGCCCATGGGCTCATACAACGGCGAGGTCGGCGTGCCCCTGACGGTGTTCAGGGCCGTGGAAACCACGCGCTACCTGGTCATTGAAATGGGGGCCACGAAGATCGGCCAGATCAACTACCTCGCCGGCCTGGTGAATCCGGACATTGGCGTGGTCTTGTGCGTGGGCAGCGCGCACGCGGGCGAATTCGGCTCCATTGACAACATTGCCCAGGCCAAGGGCGAACTCGTCGCGGCACTGCCCTCCGACGGTACCGCCATCTTGAACTTTGACGATTCCCGCGTACGTGCCATGTCAACACGCGCCTCCGCGCGCGTCACCTGGTTCACGAGCGCCGACGCCGGCGTCGGGCACGGCCCCGACGCCGGAGCGGCAGGGGAAGGCGCCGTCCACGCACGCAACGTGCGGACCACGGACGGGCACCCCGAATTCGATCTTTCCTTTCCCGGCGATCCCGGCACCTATCCGGTGAAGAGCCAGCTGCTGGGCCTGCACCACGTCGCGAACCTGCTTGCCGCGGCCGCGGCGGCCCATGCCGCCGGCGCCGTGCCGGCGGACATCGCCGCGTCGCTGACCACGCAGGGCGCCGCCAGCCGCTACCGCATGGAGCGCACGGACCGCGCGGACGGCGTCACTGTCATCAACGACGCCTACAACGCCAACCCCGAATCCATGCGGGCAGCCCTGCGCACCCTTGCCGAGCTGGGCGACGGTGGCAACCGCCGCACCTGGGCCGTGCTGGGGGAGATGCGCGAACTCGGCGACAGCTCCGTCCTGGAACACGACCTTGTCGGCAGGGTGGCCGTGCGGCTGAATATCTCCCGCCTCGTGGTTGTCGGCGCCGCGGCCCGCGCCATGCACGTCGGCGCCGTCATGGAAGGGTCTTGGGGGAAGGAATCGATGTTTGTGCCCGACGCCGAAGCCGCCTTCGCGGTCCTGGAACGCGAGCTTGCGCCCGGCGACGTGGTGCTCGTCAAGTCCTCCAACGGTGCGGGGCTGCGTTTTCTGGGGGACCGGCTGGTGGCCGATCGGATAGCATTACCCACTAGCGACGCCACGGCGGACCCCCCCCAACAGACACCCGGTGAAAGGACCCAGCAGGCATGA